CAGGgtttgttgaaattttgtatcgttaaACAAGGAAACATGGTAAAAACGTGTTGCTTGCTTTATATTGGTATAATCTAACTACGAATCGATCTAAATCGATCCATTTATCGTAGGAAGAGAACACGTGTGCCGTTTCATCGGTTGCGGTCGCAACGATCGATTTAATTATGTTGTGATGCAGTTACAAGGCAAAAATCTTGCAGAGTTACGTCGTGCTCAACCACGAGGTGCTTTTTCCCTCTCCACTACTCTTCGTTTAGGGGTTCAAATTCTCAGGGCGATAGAAAGCATACATCAAGTAGGCTTTCTTCACAGAGACATCAAGCCGGTAAGTTTATTTTCCTTTGCATCAACTCATCTACCAAAAAACGTTAGATTACACGATTAGCGTTACTTACggtatttgtttcattttaaagattATGTCTTCATCAAGGTACGATTTGTTATTACAATTCTTACCACGATACAAGACGCGTCCACCGTTTAATAGCGGACATTGACACTGTATAAAGATAGCATTCGCAATTAATCGCGTAACTGTTAACGGCTCGTTTCAGAGACGATATTATATTTCCAgtcaaatttttcaatcggACGACTTCCGCAGAATTCGAGGCTAGTATACATGTTAGACTTTGGTCTAGCTCGTCAATTTACGACAGGCACCGGTGAAGTTCGGCCACCTCGCAGTGCAGCAGGATTCAGGGGTACCGTCCGGTATGCGTCCGTGAATGCGcacaaaaacaaagaaatggGCAGGCACGATGATTTGTGGTCGCTATTTTATATGCTAGTAGAATTTGTCAACGGACAACTTCCGTGGCGGAAAATAAAGGATAAGGAGCAGGTAAATCCAACGTATAGCGATCGAATACAAATGTCGTTGAAACAATATAATACGTCTTGGTAATTCTCCTTGACGCAGGTGGGTCTCATGAAAGAGAAGTACGATCATCGCTTACTCTTGAAACATCTTCCATCGGATCTTCGAGTTTTTTTGGAACACATTCAGGTACGAAGAAAATCTCTTTAATCGATCGATACGAGCAGCTAGTCGATTCTCTTTTGATTGTTCTTTCTCAGAGTTTGGAATACGCGGATAAACCGGACTATGCGATGCTAGCTGGCTTATTCGAACGGTGCATGAAACGTAGAGGCGTGAAAACGAACGACCCTTACGATTGGGAAAGACCATTGATGGCCAACGAAAGTTTACCAACTACGAGATCTTTGCCTACGGTTACCGTACCTCCGGTCTTGACCACAGCGACCACAATCAATCAACCACCGACTACACCAAACGTTGACACAAACAATCAAGAAAACGTCGAACCCGACAACAGAAAGGAGTTAGATGTAAGACAAGATAACGCTAACAGTGCACAGGACCGAGATTGCGTAGACATTACTTGTTGGAGTATACTGGACGTATTATAACGTATCTAGAACAACCGGTTATTTTGGACTgttactttgtttatttttcaggcACAAATGGATTACGAAAGTATGTGCAGGAGAAATAAACAACGCGGGGTGGAAGGATCCGCGGTGCCGTTTACGTCAGCTATCAGCAATCACGGTCGAGATAAGAACTGTAACGCTACGATACCTACGATGGACAATACTCATCAGCAAACAGGACAGCAAACTGTTCTTCCGCCGACGGCTCAAGGTTACcatactactactactaccaCCGTATTTAAATCTTTGGCCTTCCGTCTTTTACCTGTTGTTTCTATTCTCTATTTTGATTTATAGGTTCACCGAAAAAGCGGCGTGCCGTTTCGATGGCTGCAGAACCACAAACGGGTGTGGTGACATCGGAAAAGCCGGTCGACAACGAAGGAGACGCATTGATGGCGTCTGCTCGTTCCGCTTCCGAAGTTCCCCGCAATAAAATTGGCGCGAATGCTGCAGCGCCGTTAAGAAAATCAGCCAGCGGCGCAACATTCGCTCGATTACGGGTAACGCCTGCTCCGGACACGACACCTGGTGAACCACCTAGTCCTCGAGTGCAGACCGAAGTCGACGCTTCGTATTGTTCCTACGACGTTACCAATCAAAAATACGTTGGCAATCAAAGCCCTGTACGTGCGAAAACTGGATTTCTTCGATCGAATCAGTTTAGAAtaatttcgttggaaaaatggTTTTTATCTCATAACAGGTCACGGAACAAAGAGAACCACTGAAAAGAGAACCACGAAGAAGGACAGACGGCCGGCAGCAAGCAAGAGCTAGCCGTGCTGCGATAAAAGACTGCTCCATCACCCAATTTGCGCAGATAGATGACGACAACGTATCGGCGTTGCAACAAGTAACCAAAGGCGGTGGTGGCTTGACATTGGCCTCTCAGTGGAAATCGCAGTTCGATGACTCCGAAGAGACCGACAACGAATGGAAAGGAGAAAATTTACAGAGCCCCGAGCACAAAGGTGCCAACTTGCCAGCTATAGTTCCACAGGTAAATATGTGATATCTTAAATAATAGCGTATTACCATCGTCTTCATCCGGAACAAATGGTATCGATGAGTATCGTTTCGAGGAGA
The sequence above is drawn from the Hylaeus volcanicus isolate JK05 chromosome 2, UHH_iyHylVolc1.0_haploid, whole genome shotgun sequence genome and encodes:
- the LOC128872618 gene encoding uncharacterized protein LOC128872618 isoform X2, encoding MTSEDLLQPGHVVKERWKVVRKIGGGGFGEIYEGLDLMTREQVALKVESARQPKQVLKMEVAVLKKLQGREHVCRFIGCGRNDRFNYVVMQLQGKNLAELRRAQPRGAFSLSTTLRLGVQILRAIESIHQVGFLHRDIKPSNFSIGRLPQNSRLVYMLDFGLARQFTTGTGEVRPPRSAAGFRGTVRYASVNAHKNKEMGRHDDLWSLFYMLVEFVNGQLPWRKIKDKEQVGLMKEKYDHRLLLKHLPSDLRVFLEHIQSLEYADKPDYAMLAGLFERCMKRRGVKTNDPYDWERPLMANESLPTTRSLPTVTVPPVLTTATTINQPPTTPNVDTNNQENVEPDNRKELDAQMDYESMCRRNKQRGVEGSAVPFTSAISNHGRDKNCNATIPTMDNTHQQTGQQTVLPPTAQGSPKKRRAVSMAAEPQTGVVTSEKPVDNEGDALMASARSASEVPRNKIGANAAAPLRKSASGATFARLRVTPAPDTTPGEPPSPRVQTEVDASYCSYDVTNQKYVGNQSPVTEQREPLKREPRRRTDGRQQARASRAAIKDCSITQFAQIDDDNVSALQQVTKGGGGLTLASQWKSQFDDSEETDNEWKGENLQSPEHKGANLPAIVPQSTVVSDAVTTASSVPASIDAKTVVVQSAASVVSHQHSLIPTALSRISEDSPKPTALHRCLNIAGIEKYPELQGALPRAWSVPALAPHVRGYLEAPLVQQAAFDDLLYEVDVMRNIATRYDEPRQSPPPRRASVPAVAFSPPNTMPSTPGGEEEEEAVAGRLEIRVVDATGGATVVQTTADREPLQRKMTNGTADSLASPNPGPEEPSIYDDAIENRVAVDAAVHKENSTITASTTIPNIVQLREFKDNKEKETPCRTYNTVSKIPIPVKSPRCSLSESTPETNTQNTRTCLGNEIEKSSTPAAITREKDATIKGKPLTVHWEARELRRCATLPDARPTFSPLMSANLTEDENLTGCTPALRRRRQSEKYVTDASQLNLRFQRPQHRIRPNSEVLSRCSPRGVPSHLLGEAAKRTEESSDNDSDSSSPPNAQPPPPPTSLPPHVAENNARCRRFRPIPDTTIASRES